A portion of the Thalassotalea sp. LPB0316 genome contains these proteins:
- the rpmF gene encoding 50S ribosomal protein L32, translating to MAVQKSKKSRSRRGMRRSHDALTAENLSVDPVSGETHRRHHVTADGYYKGVKVIAK from the coding sequence ATGGCAGTTCAAAAGAGCAAAAAATCTCGTTCAAGACGTGGTATGCGCCGTTCACACGACGCGTTAACAGCAGAAAACTTATCAGTAGATCCAGTTTCTGGTGAAACTCACCGTCGTCACCACGTAACAGCTGACGGTTACTACAAAGGTGTTAAAGTAATCGCTAAGTAA
- a CDS encoding PilZ domain-containing protein has translation MENMLLEYPSERELYLSYMPFLKNGGVFVRTTELLELGTQVKLDVTLPDALESSEVIGKVCWVTPPGAQNGTPAGLGVAFEEDPDNIRGQIEKAIGRLLNSSDPTLSM, from the coding sequence ATGGAGAATATGCTTTTAGAATATCCTTCTGAGCGAGAGTTATATTTATCTTACATGCCATTTTTGAAAAATGGTGGTGTGTTTGTTCGTACAACTGAATTATTAGAACTTGGTACACAGGTTAAATTAGACGTAACCCTGCCGGATGCGCTCGAGTCGTCAGAGGTGATCGGCAAAGTGTGCTGGGTGACACCGCCAGGTGCGCAAAATGGGACACCTGCAGGTTTAGGCGTTGCATTTGAAGAAGATCCCGATAATATTCGCGGCCAAATAGAAAAAGCGATTGGGCGTTTGTTAAACAGCTCAGATCCAACCTTATCAATGTAG
- the mltG gene encoding endolytic transglycosylase MltG, translating into MKRLFLAVIALALIGLFIAIGSYYYAYQQINQPMLLESEELFEVKQGQTVRQVAKSFERQGWVNSHFWLKLYTKFNSSLSQVKEGVYLIKPQQSLYQALEMIVANQEHQFSVTFIEGSTYAQWLKVLANAEYLEHTLTNQESTLVLTRLNIEAEHPEGLFFPDTYAYTAGTKDIEILKRAFDKMDSYLQQAWRERADLLPYETPYHALIMASIIEKETGQRSEQPLIASVFVNRLYKKMRLQTDPTVIYGLGDSYQGDITRAHLKQKIRYNTYRINGLPPTPIAMPGKSAIDAALHPESSDYYYFVSKGNGWHQFSKTLKEHNKAVAKYQLGQE; encoded by the coding sequence ATGAAAAGATTATTTTTAGCGGTTATTGCGCTAGCCTTAATTGGCCTATTTATTGCCATTGGTAGTTATTATTACGCTTATCAGCAAATCAATCAGCCGATGTTACTCGAATCTGAAGAGCTCTTTGAAGTTAAGCAAGGGCAGACAGTGCGCCAAGTCGCGAAATCATTTGAACGTCAAGGCTGGGTAAATAGTCATTTTTGGCTCAAGTTATACACCAAGTTCAACAGTTCGCTGTCGCAGGTAAAAGAGGGGGTTTATCTTATTAAACCGCAGCAATCTCTTTACCAAGCGCTTGAGATGATTGTCGCAAATCAAGAACATCAATTTAGTGTCACCTTTATTGAGGGTTCGACATACGCACAATGGTTAAAGGTATTGGCAAATGCCGAATACCTTGAACATACTCTTACAAACCAAGAATCAACACTCGTTTTAACACGATTAAATATTGAAGCTGAACATCCTGAAGGACTATTTTTCCCTGATACTTATGCTTATACCGCGGGTACTAAAGATATCGAGATCTTAAAACGCGCTTTTGACAAAATGGATAGTTATTTACAGCAAGCCTGGCGAGAAAGAGCTGATTTGTTACCCTATGAAACGCCTTATCATGCCTTGATTATGGCGTCTATCATTGAAAAAGAGACCGGCCAACGCTCAGAGCAACCACTGATAGCGTCGGTCTTTGTTAACCGCTTATATAAAAAAATGCGCCTGCAAACCGATCCTACGGTGATTTACGGGTTAGGTGATAGTTATCAGGGTGATATTACCCGCGCACACTTGAAGCAAAAAATAAGGTACAATACCTACCGAATAAATGGTTTGCCGCCAACGCCAATTGCGATGCCTGGTAAATCAGCAATTGATGCCGCATTGCATCCAGAAAGCTCTGATTATTATTATTTTGTAAGTAAAGGCAATGGCTGGCATCAGTTTTCTAAAACACTAAAAGAGCACAACAAAGCCGTTGCTAAATATCAATTGGGCCAAGAGTAG
- the tmk gene encoding dTMP kinase, whose translation MSLGKFIVIEGLEGAGKSSAISVVEQALQQANIAFEKTREPGGTVLAEKLRELVKSADHNEIVTQETELLLMYAARSQLLVNKILPCLEKGLWVIGDRHDLSSRAYQGGGRQIPDDVMDAIAGATLKGFKPDLTLYLDIAPKIGLERARARGELDRIELEALSFFERTREKYLALAKCDDNIVIVDASAPMADVHAAISHHVSNFISNIK comes from the coding sequence ATGTCATTAGGAAAGTTTATTGTTATTGAGGGGCTTGAAGGCGCCGGTAAATCATCAGCGATTAGCGTTGTCGAGCAAGCATTGCAACAAGCTAACATTGCTTTTGAAAAAACCCGTGAGCCGGGTGGCACAGTCTTGGCTGAAAAACTAAGGGAGCTCGTTAAGTCTGCTGATCATAACGAAATAGTCACCCAAGAAACAGAATTATTATTGATGTACGCCGCGCGAAGTCAATTGCTCGTTAATAAAATTTTACCGTGTTTAGAAAAAGGCTTGTGGGTCATTGGCGATCGCCACGATTTATCATCTCGGGCTTATCAAGGCGGAGGTCGTCAAATACCTGATGATGTGATGGACGCGATCGCTGGTGCAACCTTAAAAGGCTTCAAGCCCGATTTAACCCTATACCTTGATATAGCCCCTAAAATTGGTCTTGAGCGAGCAAGAGCTCGTGGTGAACTTGATCGAATAGAGCTTGAAGCATTATCGTTTTTTGAGCGAACACGAGAAAAGTATTTAGCGCTCGCAAAGTGCGACGACAATATCGTGATAGTCGATGCAAGTGCGCCTATGGCTGATGTGCACGCAGCGATCAGCCATCACGTTAGCAACTTTATTAGCAATATCAAGTAA
- the fabF gene encoding beta-ketoacyl-ACP synthase II — protein MRRVVVTGFGMLSPLGNSAQTTWENLLLGKSGIDYIDHFDVSNFSTKFAGLVKGFNGEDYGISRKDAKKMDLFIQYGVAAGSQAMAHAGLEVTDENASRIGVAIGSGIGGLTLIEENHKKYLEGGVRKLSPFFCPSTILNMVAGQLSIKHGLKGPNLAIVTACTSGVHNIGHAARMIAYGDADAMLAGGAEKASTELGIGGFAAARALSTRNDSPQTASRPWDKDRDGFVLSDGAGVVVLEEYEHAKARGANIYAELIGFGMSGDAHHMTSPPPDGAGAAQAMANALNDAKINAEQVGYINAHGTSTPAGDVAEASAVKTIFGQHAKDVMVGSTKSMTGHLLGAAGAVEAIFTVQAIAEGKVPPTINIENQDEACDLDFIKDGARDVNLEYALCNSFGFGGTNGSLLFKKV, from the coding sequence ATGCGTCGTGTTGTAGTTACCGGTTTTGGTATGTTATCCCCACTTGGCAACTCTGCTCAAACTACGTGGGAAAATTTACTGCTTGGTAAAAGCGGTATTGATTATATTGACCATTTTGATGTTTCAAACTTTTCGACTAAATTCGCTGGTCTGGTAAAAGGCTTCAACGGCGAAGATTATGGCATTTCACGAAAAGATGCGAAAAAAATGGATTTGTTCATTCAGTATGGCGTTGCAGCGGGTAGCCAAGCAATGGCTCATGCTGGATTAGAAGTTACTGATGAAAATGCTAGTCGCATTGGTGTGGCAATTGGTTCAGGGATTGGTGGTCTTACGCTAATCGAAGAAAACCATAAAAAATACCTTGAAGGCGGTGTGCGCAAGCTTTCACCCTTCTTTTGTCCATCGACGATATTAAATATGGTTGCTGGTCAGTTATCAATCAAGCATGGCTTGAAAGGACCAAACTTAGCTATTGTTACGGCCTGTACATCGGGTGTTCACAATATTGGCCACGCCGCTCGAATGATTGCCTATGGCGATGCGGATGCTATGTTGGCTGGTGGCGCAGAAAAAGCGTCAACAGAATTGGGAATTGGTGGTTTCGCTGCAGCTAGAGCATTATCGACCCGCAATGATTCTCCGCAGACAGCTTCACGCCCTTGGGATAAAGACCGAGATGGTTTTGTCTTAAGTGATGGTGCGGGTGTCGTTGTGCTAGAAGAGTATGAACACGCTAAAGCACGTGGTGCAAATATTTATGCAGAATTAATTGGTTTCGGCATGAGTGGTGACGCTCATCATATGACCTCACCGCCGCCAGATGGCGCAGGTGCAGCCCAAGCAATGGCGAATGCCCTGAATGATGCCAAGATAAATGCAGAGCAAGTTGGTTATATCAACGCTCATGGCACCTCAACACCAGCGGGTGATGTTGCCGAAGCCAGTGCAGTGAAAACCATTTTTGGCCAACACGCGAAAGATGTCATGGTTGGCTCGACAAAGTCGATGACAGGGCACTTGTTAGGTGCAGCCGGAGCCGTTGAAGCAATCTTTACAGTGCAAGCGATCGCTGAAGGTAAAGTTCCGCCAACCATTAATATTGAGAACCAAGATGAAGCTTGTGATCTCGATTTCATTAAAGATGGCGCACGTGACGTAAATCTAGAGTACGCATTGTGTAATTCTTTTGGTTTTGGTGGCACAAACGGCTCTTTATTGTTCAAAAAGGTCTGA
- the yceD gene encoding 23S rRNA accumulation protein YceD — protein MKDLKLPITIDPYKSAQRRLECDGYFELSGMERLLGECGNTDGQVEVKVKFDVDEQGLVVISGNGSTTVSLTCQRCNDLYDKALKIDFSFSPVKNEDAAADLPSYYDAIALDENGEVNLRTLVEDELLLAIPLIPKHELDDCKAPADSVWGELPEALDKPNPFDVLKQLK, from the coding sequence ATGAAAGATCTTAAACTTCCAATAACGATAGACCCGTATAAAAGCGCTCAACGTAGACTCGAGTGTGACGGTTACTTTGAACTTAGTGGAATGGAGAGGTTACTTGGCGAATGTGGTAACACAGATGGTCAAGTCGAAGTTAAAGTTAAATTTGATGTTGATGAACAGGGGCTGGTAGTTATATCAGGCAACGGCTCAACAACAGTTTCTTTAACTTGTCAGCGTTGTAACGATTTATACGACAAGGCATTGAAAATCGATTTTTCATTTAGCCCTGTTAAAAATGAAGATGCAGCGGCTGATTTACCGTCATATTATGACGCAATAGCATTAGATGAAAATGGTGAAGTTAACTTACGCACATTGGTGGAAGACGAGCTTTTGCTTGCGATTCCATTGATACCGAAGCACGAACTAGACGATTGTAAAGCACCTGCTGACAGCGTTTGGGGAGAATTGCCGGAAGCGTTAGATAAGCCGAACCCATTTGACGTATTGAAACAACTCAAGTAG
- a CDS encoding Maf family protein codes for MKTLVLGSTSPFRKSLLEKLNVPFKCAKPDIDETPLENETSIALVERLAIEKAKAVADDFPNALIIGSDQVALHQGDILGKPHTRENAIEQLMRFSGDKVVFHTGLCVFDSGTKQSYSLVEPFEVYFRELTRKEIEAYVDAEQPLKCAGSFKSEGLGITLFEKLVGDDPNSLIGLPLIKLHVLLKEAGLDVLEHQR; via the coding sequence ATGAAAACACTTGTTTTAGGCTCAACCTCCCCATTTAGAAAAAGCTTACTAGAAAAGCTCAATGTCCCGTTTAAATGTGCTAAACCAGACATCGATGAAACCCCGTTAGAAAATGAAACATCAATCGCGCTTGTTGAACGTTTAGCGATAGAAAAAGCAAAAGCAGTCGCTGATGATTTTCCCAATGCACTTATCATCGGCTCAGATCAAGTCGCTCTACACCAAGGCGATATTTTAGGTAAACCCCACACTCGAGAAAATGCGATTGAGCAACTGATGCGCTTTAGTGGTGATAAAGTTGTTTTTCACACGGGTCTTTGTGTGTTTGATAGCGGCACTAAACAATCATATTCACTCGTAGAACCTTTTGAAGTCTACTTTAGAGAATTAACTCGCAAAGAAATAGAGGCATATGTCGACGCAGAACAACCACTAAAATGTGCCGGTAGTTTTAAAAGTGAAGGTTTAGGTATTACCTTGTTTGAAAAGTTAGTTGGAGATGATCCGAATAGCTTAATCGGCTTACCTTTGATTAAACTCCATGTTTTATTAAAAGAAGCAGGACTAGATGTGCTAGAGCATCAACGCTAG
- the fabG gene encoding 3-oxoacyl-ACP reductase FabG, with product MFSLEGKVALVTGASRGIGKAIATQLQQQGATVLGTATSESGAQRISEYLGEGNGLVLNVTENDSIEALFAVIKERFGGIDILVNNAGITRDNIFMRMKDEEWDDIIDTNLTSIFKISKNVLRPMMKKRNGRIINIGSVVGTMGNAGQVNYATAKAGLIGFTKSLAREVASRGITVNTVAPGFIDTDMTQTLTDEQKEGIFSQVPANRLGKPEEIASAVTFLASDAAAYITGETLHVNGGMYMV from the coding sequence ATGTTTTCATTAGAAGGTAAAGTAGCACTAGTTACAGGTGCTAGCCGCGGAATTGGTAAAGCCATCGCGACACAATTACAACAACAAGGCGCAACAGTATTAGGTACAGCAACCTCAGAGTCAGGTGCACAGCGCATCAGCGAATATCTTGGTGAAGGTAATGGTCTTGTTTTAAACGTTACCGAAAACGACTCAATAGAAGCATTATTTGCAGTTATCAAAGAGCGCTTTGGTGGTATCGATATCTTAGTTAACAACGCTGGTATCACTCGAGACAATATCTTTATGCGAATGAAAGATGAAGAGTGGGATGACATTATTGACACCAACTTAACGTCGATTTTTAAAATTTCTAAAAATGTCCTGCGCCCAATGATGAAAAAGCGCAATGGCCGTATCATCAATATTGGTTCTGTCGTCGGTACTATGGGTAATGCTGGGCAGGTTAACTATGCAACGGCTAAAGCCGGTTTAATAGGCTTTACGAAGTCACTCGCTCGAGAAGTTGCATCTCGCGGCATTACGGTTAATACTGTTGCACCTGGTTTTATTGATACGGATATGACACAAACCTTAACTGATGAGCAAAAAGAAGGGATTTTCTCTCAAGTACCTGCTAATCGTTTGGGTAAACCAGAAGAGATTGCAAGTGCTGTAACCTTCCTAGCATCTGATGCTGCAGCTTACATCACTGGCGAAACATTGCATGTCAATGGTGGCATGTACATGGTTTAA
- the acpP gene encoding acyl carrier protein, protein MSTIEERVKKITVEQLGVSEDEVKADSSFVDDLGADSLDTVELVMALEEEFDTEIPDEEAEKITTVQAAIDYVKANQ, encoded by the coding sequence ATGAGTACTATTGAAGAACGCGTAAAAAAAATCACTGTTGAGCAATTAGGTGTGAGTGAAGATGAAGTAAAAGCAGATTCATCTTTCGTTGACGACTTAGGTGCTGATTCATTAGATACAGTTGAATTAGTTATGGCGTTAGAAGAAGAGTTTGACACTGAGATTCCAGACGAAGAAGCTGAGAAAATTACTACAGTTCAAGCTGCAATTGATTACGTAAAAGCGAATCAATAA
- the rluC gene encoding 23S rRNA pseudouridine(955/2504/2580) synthase RluC codes for MTESSKPQVRFYTIDGDEAGQRIDNYLLKTLKGVPKSMIYRLLRKGEIRVNKKRTKPEYKLNDEDIIRVAPIRISEKTDTVSTQLNVVANLEKQILFEDDLYIVLNKPSGMAVHGGSGLSFGVIEAMRALRPKAKMLELVHRLDRDTSGCLVIAKKRSALRHLHEQLRNKQVQKFYHALVKGSWSTKLTRVTEGLKKNDLKSGERVVIVDNINGKESETRYKVLQQYQGATLVRAFPVTGRTHQIRVHCQCKGHPIACDPKYGAEDFDGVMKDLGLKRLFLHAASIEFYHPKKEARIKIEAPLEPALNNVLTKLTKL; via the coding sequence ATGACAGAAAGTAGCAAACCCCAAGTTCGGTTTTACACCATTGACGGTGATGAAGCCGGCCAAAGAATAGACAATTATCTATTAAAAACATTAAAAGGCGTCCCTAAAAGCATGATCTATCGATTATTGCGCAAGGGAGAAATTCGCGTAAATAAAAAACGAACAAAGCCAGAATACAAACTCAACGATGAAGATATTATTCGCGTTGCGCCAATTCGCATCTCTGAAAAAACCGATACCGTGTCAACTCAGCTCAATGTTGTTGCTAATTTAGAAAAACAAATTTTGTTTGAAGATGACTTGTATATCGTTTTGAACAAACCATCGGGAATGGCAGTTCACGGCGGTAGCGGTTTGAGTTTTGGTGTGATTGAAGCGATGCGAGCTTTACGACCAAAAGCCAAAATGCTTGAGCTTGTTCATCGCCTTGATAGAGACACGTCAGGTTGTCTGGTGATCGCGAAAAAGCGTTCGGCACTTCGCCATCTACACGAACAACTGCGTAATAAGCAAGTACAAAAATTTTATCATGCGTTAGTTAAAGGCAGTTGGTCAACGAAGCTAACTCGGGTGACAGAAGGGCTGAAGAAGAACGATCTTAAGTCAGGTGAGCGCGTTGTCATTGTTGATAACATTAATGGCAAGGAATCAGAAACCCGTTATAAAGTGTTACAGCAATATCAAGGGGCAACCTTAGTTCGGGCGTTTCCTGTAACTGGCCGTACCCATCAAATTCGCGTTCACTGTCAGTGTAAAGGTCATCCTATTGCTTGCGATCCAAAGTACGGCGCTGAAGACTTTGATGGAGTAATGAAAGACTTGGGCTTAAAACGCTTGTTTTTACATGCAGCGAGTATTGAGTTTTATCATCCGAAAAAAGAAGCGCGGATAAAAATTGAAGCACCGCTCGAGCCTGCTTTAAATAATGTGCTTACAAAATTGACTAAGCTTTAA
- a CDS encoding beta-ketoacyl-ACP synthase III, which produces MYSKIIGTGSYFPAQVRTNADLEKMVDTSDDWIIERTGIKERRISAEHENVAYMGAQAAKKALEMAGLATTDIDMIVMGTTSSHVDLPSAACNVQKYLDLPHVPAFDVAAACSGFIYSLSIADQYIRTGMVKRILVIGADALSHMCDPTDRSTIILFGDAAGAFILEASEEPGIVSTHLHADGNFGHLLGADSPKRGEPLTEEKAYMYMKGNEVFKVAVTRLSEIVTETLAHNNMDKSEIDWLVPHQANLRIIKAAAKKLSLPMDQVVVTLDKHGNTSAATIPTAFDEAVRDGRIQKGQTVLMEAFGSGFTWGSALIKY; this is translated from the coding sequence ATGTACTCAAAAATTATTGGTACTGGAAGTTATTTTCCAGCGCAAGTCCGTACTAACGCAGATTTAGAAAAGATGGTTGATACCTCAGATGATTGGATCATTGAGCGTACTGGCATCAAAGAGCGCCGTATTTCCGCAGAGCATGAAAATGTTGCTTATATGGGCGCACAAGCCGCTAAAAAAGCACTCGAAATGGCTGGCTTAGCAACAACCGATATTGACATGATTGTGATGGGAACAACCAGCTCTCATGTTGACTTACCAAGTGCAGCTTGTAACGTTCAAAAATATTTAGACTTACCACATGTGCCTGCATTTGATGTTGCAGCAGCGTGTTCAGGCTTTATCTACAGCTTAAGTATTGCAGACCAATACATTCGTACAGGTATGGTAAAACGCATCCTAGTGATAGGTGCAGATGCGCTTTCTCACATGTGTGATCCTACAGACCGCTCAACAATTATTTTATTCGGTGATGCGGCAGGTGCTTTTATATTAGAAGCAAGTGAAGAGCCGGGTATTGTCTCGACACATCTTCATGCTGATGGTAATTTTGGCCATTTATTAGGCGCTGATTCGCCAAAACGCGGTGAACCATTAACAGAAGAAAAAGCCTACATGTATATGAAAGGTAACGAAGTATTCAAAGTTGCTGTGACGCGTTTGAGTGAAATTGTTACTGAAACACTAGCGCACAACAACATGGATAAGTCAGAAATTGACTGGCTTGTTCCTCATCAAGCAAATTTACGCATTATTAAAGCAGCAGCTAAGAAACTATCATTACCGATGGATCAAGTTGTTGTCACCTTAGACAAGCACGGTAATACCTCTGCAGCAACTATCCCTACCGCTTTTGACGAAGCCGTTCGCGATGGTCGTATTCAGAAAGGCCAAACAGTTTTAATGGAAGCGTTTGGTAGTGGTTTTACCTGGGGCTCAGCACTCATAAAATATTAA
- the fabD gene encoding ACP S-malonyltransferase has translation MNNNLAFVFPGQGSQTVGMLADFADDAIVQETFRQASAALGYDVWQLISTDESEQLNKTEFTQPALLTASVAMYRLITEKTGVSPSAMAGHSLGEYSALVCAGVLSLEDAVKLVEQRGQFMQSSVPAGTGAMAAVIGLADDKIIEACNAAAQDQVVSAVNFNSPGQVVIAGNKEAVERAGELCKEAGAKRVLPLPVSVPSHCALMKDAAEKLAQAFDSVTFNVPTTSVINNVDVRVESDVEAIKQALIKQLYSPVRWTETVEHLAAHGCEKMLEVGPGKVLQGLVKRINKAITCVSVNDNASVDKAIELLQ, from the coding sequence ATGAATAATAATTTAGCATTTGTGTTTCCTGGTCAAGGTTCACAAACTGTTGGCATGTTAGCTGATTTTGCTGACGATGCGATAGTGCAAGAAACTTTTAGACAAGCGTCAGCTGCATTAGGCTATGATGTTTGGCAACTTATTTCGACAGATGAAAGTGAACAGTTAAACAAAACTGAGTTTACTCAACCTGCATTATTAACAGCAAGCGTTGCTATGTATCGCTTGATCACCGAAAAAACCGGTGTTAGCCCTTCAGCTATGGCGGGTCACAGTTTAGGTGAGTATTCAGCATTAGTGTGTGCTGGCGTATTGTCGCTTGAAGATGCGGTAAAATTAGTTGAACAGCGCGGACAATTTATGCAATCGTCAGTACCTGCTGGTACAGGTGCGATGGCAGCAGTTATTGGCTTAGCTGACGACAAAATTATTGAAGCGTGTAATGCAGCAGCCCAAGATCAAGTGGTTTCTGCAGTCAACTTCAACTCACCTGGTCAAGTGGTTATCGCCGGCAATAAAGAAGCGGTAGAGCGTGCAGGCGAGTTATGTAAAGAAGCGGGTGCAAAGCGCGTATTACCTTTACCGGTAAGCGTTCCATCACACTGTGCATTAATGAAGGATGCAGCAGAAAAATTAGCGCAAGCATTTGATAGCGTGACGTTTAACGTGCCAACAACTTCGGTGATCAACAATGTTGACGTCAGGGTTGAAAGTGATGTTGAAGCAATCAAACAAGCACTGATTAAGCAATTATATAGCCCAGTTCGCTGGACTGAGACTGTGGAGCACTTAGCTGCCCATGGTTGTGAAAAAATGTTAGAGGTAGGCCCAGGTAAAGTATTGCAGGGCTTAGTTAAACGCATTAACAAAGCAATCACTTGTGTGTCGGTTAACGACAATGCAAGTGTTGATAAAGCAATTGAATTATTACAATAG
- the pabC gene encoding aminodeoxychorismate lyase → MLFCSINGQPTHQLPISDRTIHYGDGIFTTAKIGNGQIVWLEQHLERLKQASKVLAIEGVDWQALKSEMITIAKDYSIAVLKVIISAGHDSKAYARADNCRANTIILVNAFPMHYEKWQQRGIRLGIAETRLGINSTLAGIKHLNRLEQVLLKNEHQQRDFDYLIALNEVGHVIESTSSNLFVLIGKTWHTPKLSQSGVDGLARQKLISAFDKIVVGTVSVEDLHEAKAMLLTNCLMPAIPVVQFQDVLLPIEPCVPLISYLNEAS, encoded by the coding sequence ATGTTATTTTGCTCAATTAATGGTCAACCGACTCATCAATTACCTATCAGTGACCGTACAATACACTATGGTGATGGTATCTTTACCACCGCCAAGATAGGTAATGGTCAAATAGTTTGGCTTGAGCAACACCTTGAACGCTTAAAACAAGCGTCAAAGGTGCTTGCAATAGAGGGGGTTGATTGGCAAGCACTTAAAAGTGAGATGATAACTATTGCAAAAGATTATTCGATTGCCGTATTAAAAGTGATTATATCAGCAGGCCATGATAGCAAAGCCTATGCTCGGGCAGATAATTGCCGAGCAAATACCATTATTCTCGTCAATGCTTTTCCTATGCACTATGAAAAATGGCAACAGCGAGGGATCAGGCTTGGTATTGCTGAAACGCGGCTAGGGATCAACTCAACACTTGCCGGTATTAAACACCTCAACAGGTTAGAACAAGTATTGTTAAAAAATGAGCATCAACAACGCGATTTTGATTACTTAATTGCTTTGAATGAAGTTGGTCATGTTATCGAATCAACGAGTAGTAATTTGTTTGTATTAATTGGAAAAACTTGGCATACACCTAAATTATCGCAATCTGGCGTTGATGGTTTGGCGAGGCAAAAGTTAATCAGTGCCTTTGATAAGATTGTTGTTGGCACAGTTTCAGTCGAAGATCTTCACGAGGCAAAAGCTATGTTACTGACAAACTGTTTGATGCCAGCGATACCTGTAGTCCAATTTCAAGATGTTTTGTTGCCAATAGAGCCGTGTGTACCTTTAATTTCTTATCTCAACGAAGCCTCTTAG
- the plsX gene encoding phosphate acyltransferase PlsX translates to MGGDQGPHVTLTAALMAVNHLPHLHLILCGDSSVIAEHLEKKHFSAHPQISFVHSSQIVEMDDKPAYVIRHKKDSSMRRAIELVKEGKAQACVSAGNTGALFGTAHVLLKTLPGVERPALISALPTHLPNKNVFLLDLGANVFCDSNVLYQFGLMGSVLAEEVDGIDNPRIALLNMGQEDIKGSDTIKQAALQLKENPDINYVGFVEGNDIFTDKADVIVCDGFVGNVALKTCEGVARMVATKLQQNLESSFFRRILSKMLTLPVKKMYKSMNPDQYNGASLIGLRGIVVKSHGNANSHAIFAALMEAVKEVERQVPEKIQHKLEQRLLHRP, encoded by the coding sequence ATGGGGGGCGATCAAGGCCCCCATGTAACACTTACTGCTGCGTTAATGGCAGTAAACCATCTTCCTCATCTTCACCTTATCCTGTGTGGAGACAGTTCAGTTATTGCTGAACACCTTGAAAAGAAACATTTTTCAGCGCATCCCCAAATTAGTTTTGTCCACAGTTCGCAAATTGTCGAAATGGACGACAAACCGGCTTATGTGATTCGTCACAAGAAAGATTCTTCAATGCGACGGGCCATTGAGCTTGTCAAAGAAGGCAAAGCACAAGCATGCGTTAGCGCAGGTAATACAGGGGCGCTATTTGGCACTGCTCATGTGTTATTAAAAACACTACCGGGTGTTGAGCGACCAGCATTAATTTCGGCACTGCCAACTCATTTGCCAAATAAGAATGTATTTTTACTTGATTTAGGTGCGAATGTGTTTTGTGACTCAAATGTCTTGTATCAATTTGGCTTAATGGGCTCAGTTCTGGCCGAAGAGGTAGATGGCATTGATAATCCGCGCATTGCGCTGCTCAACATGGGTCAGGAAGACATCAAGGGCAGTGATACCATCAAGCAAGCGGCACTGCAGTTAAAAGAAAATCCAGATATTAACTATGTCGGCTTTGTTGAAGGTAATGATATTTTTACTGACAAAGCTGATGTTATTGTGTGTGATGGCTTTGTTGGTAACGTTGCCCTTAAAACTTGTGAGGGGGTTGCTCGCATGGTGGCAACAAAGCTACAACAAAATCTCGAAAGTAGTTTTTTTAGACGAATTTTGAGCAAAATGTTAACGCTGCCAGTAAAAAAAATGTATAAATCGATGAACCCCGACCAGTACAACGGTGCAAGTTTGATAGGATTGCGGGGCATTGTGGTTAAAAGCCATGGAAATGCAAATTCACATGCTATTTTTGCCGCGCTAATGGAAGCGGTAAAAGAAGTAGAAAGACAGGTTCCAGAAAAAATACAGCATAAACTGGAGCAAAGATTATTGCACAGGCCATAA